Genomic segment of Apium graveolens cultivar Ventura chromosome 7, ASM990537v1, whole genome shotgun sequence:
TGGGACAACAGTTGATGTCCTTAGCTCCACTAAAGTCGTAAATGAAATCGTTTCTGCTTCTAATGTGGATGATGTTGAGATTGAGATTATAGTTGTAAATACAGGAGACCGGAGACCTTAAGCAGGGGCGAATTGGTGTGTGGGCTCAGGTTGAaggaatatttatttattatgtAACATAAACTTGTTCGGTTTGCGGGGATTTCATTCTTAATTTGTAATTTTACACAGGCATGTATGTTATATTATTTGTTACCAAACTATTTTAATTACTAGAGTGAACTGGAAACCTATACGAGCAAACAAATATAGATACTGTTACGCATGGAGATACGATTTATGGAGGCGTTTGGATCGGCGAAGGGAATGGGATTCAGAAATGGGAGTAGAAATTATTGGGAATGAGTATGAAATGGTAACTTAAGGGATAAAGAGGGTTTGATTTGCCTATCTAATAGCAATCAAGTTTCCATTCCCAATTATCATATTGTCAATTCAAACACTATAATAAGAGATTGAAGTTTCGATTTCTGTTAACCGGACTCGTTAATTACGATCCAAACACCCCCAAGAGTAGTCCTGGAGACTGGAGCAGCTAATTCATTCCATAGCTTAGCTGATTGAGATACATGTAATAACTTTTGAACAATACTTGAGATAAGTTAAACAAATGTTTTCATGATTCAAAATATAAGATATATTCTGAAATAGATTTAACACGACTTCATCCCGCTATTGCATATATGTTGCGTTTTATACTTTTATTTGTGTTTGTTAATTGACGTACCAAAATAAATTAGATTATTTATTACTCTCCATAATTTTTAACAATGGTCTTTAGCTTTAAAAACAATTTTGTTCTTGTGTTGCATATAATTGTTTTAACTCTAATTCAAAGTAATTCTTTCGATCAAAAACCAAAACCACCACCATAATTTTGCGGCCAAATATGTGCGATTACCATAACTACACTTACTTTCAGATTTTATAGAATTATAataaaactaaaattaatttgtatttttttttccaaatttaAAGCAGATTTCATTAATGACTTGAAAGATATtcaatcgggacaaacccccaactgatcatgcaaccaggttgaaaaacaaataaagctaaataattagccgttttgtttccggattgtttaacaaactgaatacaaatattctgaaaattaaaaataaaggtAATGGTTTCCCGGACAATTCAGCACGCATCTCCCCCGAAAACAGTAGcttcacaattgaccctcacattaattcgatTGATATTGCAATGTTTAGAGGACTCAGTTGCAACAACTGAGTTTAGAGGCGTCATGTTATGAATAGATAttttttgtgagaggtgagcacatgtACCACCGTTCCAAACGCACCCCAACTATCTACttgccggacaccagctatagactTGCCGAAAGTGTTTGATTGATTGATAATTTTTGTTTTAACTTTCAATATATGGTTAAACCCCAAGTTAAACCACAACCATCATAAGTTCATATTTAAACTCGAGTGTCAAAAAAGTGTTAAAAGGTTTATGTCTTGTTATCTCTGAGTTCGAATCTTGTTCACCGAGATTTGTTGGAACAAACACTCAATTATAAGACGTATAAGCCTAATTagtcaaaaaataaaaaaaaggtGTGATGCAATTATTAACCACTATTTCTCTTAGATTATAGATTTTATCTACATGTTTTTGAGTTTCTAATTTATTCCGTAAACACATCAAACACACTTGTACACCATTTTGACCATTTTGTCCATGTTTGACGTGTTCAAACAAACTTCGGGAAAATACAACAAGCATTAATTTGCTGCCAAAACTTTATTAATTTGCTGAAATATAATACGCTGATAGACGAAGGTAAACATATTTTTTCCATTACATCCAAAGCTTCTCTACTTTTCGAAACTTAattatattaggaaatatctaaTCAAGAAAAAGGTGTAATATTACAACAAAAATTTTATTATTACACGTCTGCACTTTAACACAATCGACGAGTCACCTTGCtaaattatcaaattacataaacTAGGTAACAACATATCCATCATTAAAAAAGGGAATGCTTACAAAATAGCAATCCAAAGAGAAAGGGAGAAAGACGAGCATTTGGCTACTTCATCTTTGTTCACGCTACGAGTAAAAACAGGAAATCAACCCGTATGAATTTCCTTCACCTTAAGCAATTTCATCCACGGAAACATCACCGGCCTTCACAACATTGGCGGCAGCAGGAACATCAATTAATCAGATCAATCAAacaagttaataaaattaaatGATATTATGAGAACCAGAGGAACATGCATACATAAGAAACTGATATTATACATCTGTATAAGTAGGCAAAAATACCTCCAATACATGTCTCGCAGCAAAAAAAAACaaattttccaaaaaaaaaatcTCAAATTTAAATATGAGTATAAAGACATCAACACTATTAGAATAGGAGCGCAATATACATTACAGAAAGCAGTGTGAAAAAAGAGAGCAGATAATCATAGTACTGTTGAAAACATTCAACACTTAAATATGGTTGCAACTTTCAAATTAAATTTACACATATCTTACCAAAAAATGAATGTAAAAGGAGAGAGGGGGAGAGGGAGGGAGGGGGGGAGGGCAAGGGTGGGAGAGGAAAGAAAGAAAGTGAGCAGGAGAGATTCACAGAGGAGCATATAGGTAATTAGAGACGATAAAAGTGGTTAAAGCAAGTCTTTGAGGTGAGCTGGAATGAGTGGGAGCTATTGTTCGGCCTTCCATTTTGGATGCACGACACGGCTGACCTCTGCAGCTCCAAACACGGACTTATAAAACTGTACAGCTTTAACAGCTTTAGATGCCTCCACAAACTGACGATGCTTAAATAGAAATAGTAGGGAAAGCCAAATGTAAAATGAAATGGCATGGGTGCACACCTGGGAATATTACCATAATTTGTAGCGGAGCAGCAGAACCAACCATTTGCGTATTTAATTTTAAGAGTGTATAATGGTTTTTTTTGGTGAATGGAGATAGCACTCTGTTAGTAGATAATAGAAAAATAACCTAGAAAACATATGCAAACAAAGACGTTTGACAAAAAACCCCAAccaacaaaaaaaaaatcaaaagtagAACTAATTGGCACAACCTCACTACTAAATTGGAACTCTCTCACCACCAGGAGGTAGAACATGACACAAGCATAACAAGAAAAAAAACACACCTTAATCACCCCAGAATTAGTGATCAAACAATATAAAAAACTGAAAGCTCATGTTTGTTCAAAAACAGAGCCATGTATCCACAATCTTGCAGCAAACATGGGATCAAAACAAACAGGAAGACTGGGTTTCTCAACGGGGCGGGGAAAATGGGGAACCCGCCCCAACCCGACTCTAAATGGGGCCGCCCCGTCCCGCCCtgaatataatataatataaatttattataatatactATAATATTTTATAGCGGTATAATATATTTATTGTATAGAATAAAgctataatttatttatttttcatcatatatatattataatcataataatatttaatacttAATTTTAAATTAAGTATGCATCTATTTTTCCTTCAAAAAAAATTATGCATCTATTTTAAcattatataatatattataaaaataattttttttcgattttttagaaaataattatttattaaatgggGGCGACGTGGCGGGGTGGGGACTGAGTTTTGTTCCGTGGGGCAGGGATGGGGATACACTATAAATCCCCGCGGAAAACGGGGCGGGTATGGGGCAAATTCTATACTGGACGGGTATGGGAATTGCAATCCCCACCCCATTGAAAACCCTAAGGAAGATTAAAGAAAGCCCAGTAATCTACATAATACTTTCAAGAATACACCTGATAATGCATCGGCAGCCCTTAGCAAAACAAAATACCGAGTAAATCCAAACACTGGTGCGCAGTAGTACAACAAATAATAGACACTACCCCAATACCTGCTCACACCATTCCAATAACTGCCAACTGATCGTGAATCAAGAAACCAAAAGACACCACGCCCAGCTCAACTTATAATTCACAACTATAATCAGTTAGAATACTCAGGACACCTCTACAACGGACAAAACTAGCACCCCCAAGTTCAAACAGATGGCAAACACCCACTGTGCTGTGCAGAATAATAGAGATAAATTCCCTGTACTACTCCGCAAAAAGACAGCCCTCATATAACAGCCTCAAACCAGTTTCATTAGCAGATAACTTAATATGGAAATTAGAACAAATAAACCACACATCACATCCCCCCAGCTAATCTAAAGCTGAAACTAGTAGATCCCTCCAACAGACAGCTAGTAGAATGGCATATCCGAATATAATTATAACCATTAGGATTAAGCACAAGATTATACTGTCCAATATAAATAGTATATTGATACATAGAGTGTTCTTATCACGACTAGTTATATTTAAGTCGGAGGTCTCCACTGAAACAGTCTCTAAAAGTGTAGTAGTAAGGTCTCTGTACATCAACCTGGTTCTACGAGTGGGATATATTGGGAATATTAGTTTGATTTGGTTTTAATTCTACTTTAAGATATTTATAAAGAGCGCTCTTAACATAAGATTAAATGATTAAATTATGCATGATTGATTATACCTCACAGTTAAATAACAATATGATACCTTAATGTAAGGATGCCTGAGAGCGTCTCCGGCCGTAATTCTTTCCAGTGGGTCAACCGCAAGCATTTTCTTCACACAAATATATAGGAAGCCTATCGTTAATAAAGAAGATAAATTTGGGGACATTTGTACATTGGGTTGTATTTATACCTTGATCAAGTCATTGCCAACCGCATCAAGGTTAGGTATAATTTCAGATGCCTAGAAAAAAAAATGTAAAGTTCAATTTCATTTAGCCACAAAATAGAAACTATAAGGGGTCGAAAGAAGTTCACCTCAGGATATTGATGCAAATCTCTTGGAAAGTTTGACAAAGAGCATAACCAACTATTTTGCCTTGGTGTACCGATTTTTCTTCAATTATGATAAGATTAAATTGTTAAAACtaaaaaaaaatgtaaattaactGAATGACTTCTAGATTGATTAAATACCTAAATATCTCGTATAAAATGCTGATTTCAGTATCTAATACATCTTCGGAGCCAAAGAGGCGCTTTCCCTCCACCATTTCTGCAAAAATGCAACCGATCGCCCATATATCGATTGGCTTTCCATAGCCATTAGACCCTAATAGCAGTTCAGGAGCCTTAAAAGCGACGGTATTCACCTAAACGAAAGCGAAGCAAATGCTAAATAAACATGGTGTAATTTATAATTATGCATGTACTATAAGATTGTATAATTATTACCGAAGATAACATTGTGTCATCAAAAATCCTCCTCACTGAGCCAAACCCAGCAACCTTTAGTTTTAGGCCGGGGTCAATAAGTATGTTTTTGGGCTTTAAGTCGCAATGAATTAGATCTCTTTCATGAAGGAAGTCAACTGCTAATAAAAGTTCTTTCAACCAAACCTAAATATAAAGATAATAACACAGTCACTTCAGCCAAGTCCTTGCAGAATTATTATGATTATgttaatatataaaaaaaaatcacctTTGCAAAATTAGCATCGAGTATCCCCTCGTTTTGTATATAAGCACTCAAATTGTCACCCACATATTCCATGATGAGGCACAAGGAGCCTTCACAAGGATGTACTTTCTCCAACTTCACAATATTGTCATGTTCAATTTCAAATAGTGTTGATATCTCTCTAGCAACTTTTGGAGTTAAACGATTTCCATCTAAGCCAATGGATTTCATTGCACAAACTTTCCCGGTTTTAC
This window contains:
- the LOC141672122 gene encoding cell division control protein 2 homolog A-like, with the protein product MEDLLKKFQQNVIDEISKTRNFVSEELKVINEKIESLKIENAQTEQGMYSTKKMEDFLNELKQIVIAIEKMFETRNFFSGELKVISENIESLKDGKVESEEGMFDTKAMEDILKKLEQNVISEMSKTRSFVSRELKKINEKIEDLKVEKAETYLGTEFADLYAQESLIGEGSMGRVYRVRDRKTGKVCAMKSIGLDGNRLTPKVAREISTLFEIEHDNIVKLEKVHPCEGSLCLIMEYVGDNLSAYIQNEGILDANFAKVWLKELLLAVDFLHERDLIHCDLKPKNILIDPGLKLKVAGFGSVRRIFDDTMLSSVNTVAFKAPELLLGSNGYGKPIDIWAIGCIFAEMVEGKRLFGSEDVLDTEISILYEIFRKIGTPRQNSWLCSLSNFPRDLHQYPEASEIIPNLDAVGNDLIKKMLAVDPLERITAGDALRHPYIKAGDVSVDEIA